One stretch of Rattus norvegicus strain BN/NHsdMcwi chromosome 12, GRCr8, whole genome shotgun sequence DNA includes these proteins:
- the N4bp2l2 gene encoding NEDD4-binding protein 2-like 2 isoform X7 has product MASCSALMTTFIIKMGTAKQAIDQGRSPVIIDNTNTQAWEMKPYVEMAIGKGYRVEFHEPETWWKFDPEELEKRNKHGVSRKKIAQMLDRYEFQMSISIVMNSVEPTQKSTQTPLPLQGDQRWGGSLGSHSQVSITDDY; this is encoded by the exons ATGGCATCGTGTTCAGCACTGATGACTACTTTCATCATCAAGATGGGTACAG CAAAACAAGCTATCGATCAGGGGAGATCTCCAGTTATCATAGACAACACTAATACACAAGCCTGGGAAATGAAACCCTATGTGGAAATG GCCATAGGAAAAGGATACAGAGTAGAGTTTCATGAACCGGAAACTTGGTGGAAGTTTGACCCTGAAGAATTAGAAAA GAGGAATAAACATGGCGTGTCTCGAAAGAAGATTGCTCAGATGTTAGACCGTTATGAATTTCAAATGTCCATCTCCATCGTGATGAATTCAGTGGAACcaacacagaaaagcacacaaacacccCTTCCTCTCCAGGGGGACCAGAGGTGGGGAGGCTCTCTAGGCTCACATAGTCAAGTATCTATCACAGATGACTATTGA